In Aquificaceae bacterium, the DNA window CCAAGAAGTGCCAGAAGCATCACCATGAAGGAAAAGGCCAGCCACGGCGTGGAGGACCTCATACCAGAGAACTGTTCAAGCCTGTTCTCCCATCCAGGAAGCCTTTCCAAAAGGGCAAGAACCATAAAGCTACCAAAGCCCATGAGAGAGTATGCTATGAGGAAGTATATGACGGCCTTGAGCCCTATTACCTCCGCCACCGCTATACCAGCCATTATGTATCCTGAGTGGGCTATGGATGAGTAGGCAAGAAGCCTTTTTACATCCTTCTGCACAAGGGCGGTAAGGTTTCCATAAAGCATGGTAAGCGCCGAGATTATCCCCACAGTGGTTATCCAGGCGTAGGCAAAGTGCTCCTGAACAAGGGGCATGAGCCTGACCACTGGAGCAAAGAAGGCAAGCTTTCCAACGGATGCCATGTAGGCGGTTATGGGAGTGGGTGCGCCCTGATAGGCGTCGGGGAGCCAGAAGTGAAAGGGCACCGCACCAATCTTTATGGCAAAGCCTATAAGAAAGAGCACAAGTCCAAGGACCAGAAAGTAATGGTTTTCTCCCACATGGGTAAGTATGTATCGCAGGTCAAGGGAACCAGAGTAGAGATACATAAAACCTGCCCCGTAGGAAGCAAGGGCTATGGAAAGCCCCCCAAGCATCAGATACTTGAATGCCCCCTCCTTGGCATTAAAATCAGACCGGAGCAGAGAGGTGAGAATGTAGAAGGATATGGAAACTCCCTCAAGTGCAACATAGAGAACCACGAGGTTGTAAGAGGAGACAAGAAACATGCCCCCAATCAGTGAAAAGCTGAGTATGTAGTAGAACTCGCCGTAGAGGGACCTTCTGTGCCTGTAGTATAAGTAGTTAAAGCCCAGAAGAGCCATGGTTAGCAGTATCATGAAAGCCTGCATGAGGCTTGAAAAGCTGTCCCTTTTATATAGGCCGTAAAAGGTTTCTCCCTCCATACCCCAGTTAAGGAGAAGAAGCAGCAGAGCCAGAAGGTATCCAATAAGGCTGATGCTGATGGCAAGCAAATGGTTTATCCTTCTGTAGAGGAGGTCAAGGCTAAAGAGGATAAAACCCGTAAAGAGAACCACCAGCTCTGGAA includes these proteins:
- a CDS encoding NADH-quinone oxidoreductase subunit N, which produces MEQIIRIEYPDLWLILPELVVLFTGFILFSLDLLYRRINHLLAISISLIGYLLALLLLLLNWGMEGETFYGLYKRDSFSSLMQAFMILLTMALLGFNYLYYRHRRSLYGEFYYILSFSLIGGMFLVSSYNLVVLYVALEGVSISFYILTSLLRSDFNAKEGAFKYLMLGGLSIALASYGAGFMYLYSGSLDLRYILTHVGENHYFLVLGLVLFLIGFAIKIGAVPFHFWLPDAYQGAPTPITAYMASVGKLAFFAPVVRLMPLVQEHFAYAWITTVGIISALTMLYGNLTALVQKDVKRLLAYSSIAHSGYIMAGIAVAEVIGLKAVIYFLIAYSLMGFGSFMVLALLERLPGWENRLEQFSGMRSSTPWLAFSFMVMLLALLGVPPTVGFVGKALVFMSLSFERLWWLALVMIVATGLSTGYYLRITALMFMKDSRISSGMSVSQTEKSLILLITISIVLLGAVPIILWSFVSSSAENLFMR